GCGCATCCGATTTGCGCATGAATGCCATCATCTGGGCGAACGCCGCCTTCCCGTACATGCGGCGGGCGGCGGCCAGCGTCTCCGGATCGGTCGCGAGTTGCCAACGCTCCTCGATCAACTGCTCGGTCACCAACGCGGGGTCGTAGACCATCGAGTGCAGCCAGTCGACCAGTCGCTGACGGGTGGGGTCCTCGGTGAACTCCTGCAGCAGTCGGATGCCTTCGCTCGGTCCCGGGCTGAAGACGTTGGTGCCGATGCCCCCGATGGTGACCAACCGCCGGAGGCGATCCGCGTGGTGGATGGCGACGTTGATGCCGACACCACCGCCCATGGAGTTGCCGACGATGTCGACGCGGTCGACGCCGAGGGCGTCCAGGAACGGGGCCACCGCGGTCTGTGCGGTGATCATCGGGTGTCCACCGGTGTCGTCGCTCACCCCGAACCCGGGGAATTCGAGGATGAGGCAACGGAAGTGGGCGCTGAAGGTGGGAAGTACGCCACGGAAGTTGCGCCATCCCGTGACGCCTGGGCCCGAGCCGTGCAGGAACAGGACCGGTGGTCCGTCACCGGTGTCGTAGTACCGCAACGTTCCCGTCTGTGTCGCCACTTCCCGCAGCGGCAGGTCCTGGTCGGATGTCGCGGTCATACAAGCTCCTCATCTCGCTGGTGGTGTCTGGGCGCTCAGCCTGCCGCACTACCGGAAGCCGCGAGGCACCGGCCGGCATCATGTCGGCTGAGGACCGCGATGGTCCTCCGCAGCCGGATTCTCGAATCAGCTGTCGTGGAACGCTGTTGGACGAGCGCTAGCAAGGTCGACGACAAGATGTCGGCAACGAGCTCACCGATCTGCCGCTGGCCAAGAGTCGGTTGGTCACGGCCCATCGCTGCCGCCAGCATCCGGCTGAGGCTGTTGCGCACGAGGTCGGCGTTCGTCGCGGCGCCACTGTCCGCGCACAGGTAGGCCCGCGTGAGCGCATCGGCGAGCGCCGGTTGCGCCCACAGTCGCGCGGTCACGAAATCGGCAAGCTGCAGTAGCCGGTGATACGGGTCCTCGAGCCCGTCCACAGCGGCGTGCGCGTGGGGTTCGCATGTCGAGAGCCACTGCAGAAGGCAGGCCACCAGTACGTCATCCTTCGAGGAGAAGTACTGGTACACGGTGCTCGGCGCCACATCGGCCAGTCCCGCGACCGTTCTGATGTGGACCGCGTCGTAACCGTCGGTTGCCAGGTGCAGCGCAGCGGCGACGATGCGTTCGCGGCGGTCCACACGGACCATCGTGCCGTCTGGCGATCGGCACGGGCGAGGGACATTCCGCTCATCGAGACGTCAGCCCTCGGCGGGGAACGGGTGTACAGCAGGATGAGGTGACATGGCGACCGAGCGAGGGGCCCACGGCATGGATGACACGGCAAGGCCTGATCCGGCGCTGCTGCGCCGGGTCGCCATCTCCAGCCTGCTCGGCACGGCCATCGAGTACTACGACTTCCTGGTCTACGGCACGATGAGCGCGCTGGTCTTCGGGACCGTGTTCTTCCCCGAATCCGATCCCGCGGTGGCCACCATCGCCGCATTCGGCACTCTCGCGGCCGGATATGTCGCCCGTCCCGTCGGGGGAATCCTGTTCGGGCACTTCGGAGATCGTCTCGGCCGCAAGTCGATGCTCGTGCTGACGATGGGGTTGATGGGCGTGGCCAGCTTCCTGGTCGGCGTGTTGCCGACGTTCGCGGCCATAGGCGTGGCGGCGCCGATCCTGCTGGTCGCGCTGCGGGTGATCCAGGGCATCGCGATCGGCGGTGAGTGGGGTGGAGCCACCCTCATGGTCACCGAACACGCCGAACCGCATCGCCGCGGCGCCTGGAACGGCGTCATGCAGATGGGATCGCCGATCGGTTCACTGCTGTCGGTGGCGGTCGTCACCGCGATCACCCTGATGCCGGACGAATCGTTCACCTCTTGGGGCTGGCGGGTGCCGTTCCTGCTCAGCCTGCTGCTCCTCGCGCTCGGCATCTATGTGCGGTTATCCGTCACGGAGAGTCCGGTGTTCGAAGAGGCCAGACGTGCCGACCGCCGTCCGGATTCCGCACCGCTCGTCCAGGTGCTGCGGCGTCCCCGGAACCTCGTCTTGGCGTGCGCCGTGGGAATCGGTCCGTTCGCGCTCACAGCGTTGATCAGCACGTACATGATCAGCTATGCCACCGCAATCGGGTACCACCGCACCGATGTGATGACCGCTCTGATCTTCACGTCGACGACGGCACTGGTCACGATCCCGCTCTTCTCGGCGCTGTCGGACCGGGTGGGTCGGCGGGCGGTGATCGTCGCAGGGGGGATCGGCATCGTCTGCTACGCGTGGCCGTTCTATGCGTTGGTCGACGTGGGGTCGGTGGCGGTGCTCGTGGTGGCCATGGTGATCGCGCAGGTGCTCCAGTCCTTGATGTACGCCCCTCTCGGCGCGCTGTTCTCGGAGATGTTCGGCACGCGGGTCCGATACACCGGTGCATCGATGGGTTATCAGTTCGCCGCGCTGCTGGGAGCCGGTTTCACACCGCTCATCGCCAGCAGCATGATGGCCGACGGGATGTCCCGCACACCCCTGGTGATGTTGGCGGCCGGTTGCGGGCTGGTGACCGTCGTCGCGATCTGGCGCGTCAGCGAGACGCGTGGCAGCGACCTGGCGGATGCGGGAACCCGTCCGGCACGGCTCTAGTTGCGGAACCGCTTCAGATACGACACCAGTCGGCGCGCGGGGACCGGCCGCGGCCAGTCCTCGGTGCGGAAGTGGGCGTCTGTGCCACCGTCGACGAAGATGATGCTGCCGCACAGGAATTCGGCCGCATCGGAGAGCATGAACCGGACCCACTCGGCGAGCTGACCGGCGTCTCCGAAACCGCCCACCGGGACGGGGAACCGCTGCACAGCCTTGGCCTGCCGCGGCGACGCCAACTGCTCTTCGAGCAGCGGCGTCATGATCGCACCGGGGGCCAATGCGTTCAGCCGGATACCGGCGCCCGCCCACTCCGGCCGGATCGCGTGGCGCCGCACCCAGTGGCTGACCGCGAGTTTCGAGGCCGCGTACATGATCGCCGGTGCCACCGGTCCGAACAGCCGCACGGCGCGCACCGCCTTGTCGACGTCACCGGCGAGCAGCGCCTTCACCGCGCGGTCGGGCACAGCGGGCGTGGTGGTGGTCGAATTGCTGGATATGACAACGACTTTCGCGTTACCGGCAGCAGCAAGCGCCGGTCGCCATCCGGCGAGCAGTTCCACCACCCCGCGATAGTTCACCTCGGCGATCAGCCGGACCCGGCCCGCCCCGGAGCTCGGGCCGATGCCCGCGGCGAGTACGGAGCCGTCCAGATGGCCGTCCGCGGCGGTGATCACCTGCGCGACCGCGCGCGCCCGTCCGTCCGGAGTGGACAGGTCGGCCACCACGTCAGCGTCTTTGAGGTCGACGCCGATGACGCGGTGACCGTCCGCACGGAGCCGCTCGGCGGTCTCACGTCCCATTCCCGACGCCGAACCCGTGATCGCATAGGTGCCCATGACCGACTGTGGCACACGGGGCGGGCGGGCGGCACTTCGGGGCACCCCGGTCGCCCTACACTCGATCAGATCGCGGAACCGTCGACCACCGACCCCGCATCCTGATGTCCCAGCGCCGGGCGCGGTGGCAGGCCGACGTACCCATGCCCGGCCGATCGTAGGATCGGCCGATGACGACGACCGAACTCTACGAGGACTTCACGAGCACCTACGGGCCGTGGGCTGTCGTCGCCGGCGGTTCGGAGGGCGTCGGCAGCGCCTTCGCCACTCGACTCGCGCGAGCCGGCGTGCACCTGGTGCTGATCGCCCGGGGTGCTGACGCGCTCGAGGAGGTCGGTGCGCAGTGCCGCGAGCACGGCGTCGAGGTGCGGACCCTCGCGGCCGACCTGACCTCCGCTGACGACGTCGCTCGGATCTGCGCGGCTACCGACGATCTCGAGGTCGGACTGCTGGTGTACAACGCCGGATCCCATTCGAACCGAACCGATTTCCTTGACAGCGACCCCGCCGCGGCGCAGCGGGTCATCGACCTCAACATCACCGCACCGCTGGCGATGACCCGGCACTTCGGTGCGCGTATGCGCGAGCGGCGACGCGGCGGCATCCTGCTGGTCGGGTCGCTGGCCGGCCACCTGGGCGCCGCCCACCAGGTCGTCTACTCCGCGGCGAAGGCATTCAGCCGGATCTTCAGTGAAGGTCTGTGGCTGGAGCTGCGCGACCACAATGTGCACGTCCTGCACCTCGTCCTCGGTGTCACGAGGACCCCGGCCATGGTTCGGGCCGGGTTGAACTTCGATATCCCCGGCATGCCGGTGTCCGAACCGGACGAGGTGGCCGCCGTCGGGCTCGCGGAACTCGCCAACGGACCCGTGGTCCACATCGGTGACAACGCCAGTAACCCGGCGCTGCGCGGCGATCTGGATCGCGCCAAGGTGGTGCTCGGATCGCACAAGATGCTGCAGAAGCTCACCGAGCGGGCCCGGCAGCGGGTCCAGGACTAGCTTCATGCGTCTCGGACTGTCGACCCCGGTGGTGGTGCAGGTACCCGGTGTGGCGTCGGAGTGGGAACGCGACGCCGGTGTGGAGGAACTCGCCGGCATCGTGACGCTGGCCGACGAGCTCGGATTCGACTTCCTGACATGTTCCGAACACATCGCGGTGCCGGCCGCGGACGCCGCGGGCCGGGGCAGCACCTACTGGGATCCGCTGTCGACGCTCGGCTTCTTCGCCGCCCGCACCGGCCGCATCCGCCTCGCCACGTCCGTGGTGGTGCTGGGCTACCACCACCCGCTGGAGATCGCGAAACGGTTCGGCACCCTCGACCGCCTCAGCGGGGGCCGTCTCGTCCTCGGCGTCGGGGTCGGATCGCTGGCGGAGGAGTTCGCGCTGCTCGGCGCCGACTGGGAGAACCGAGGCGCGAAAGCCGACGAAGCGATGCGCGCGTTGCGTGCCTCGATGTCGACCACTCACCCGCAGTTCGACGGGGCCCATTTCCGATACGACGGCTTGGTGGTCGACCCGTGTGCGGTCCAGCCGCGGGTGCCCATCTGGGTCGGCGGGCGCACGATGCGCTCACTGCGCCGCGCTGTCGAACTCGGCGACGGGTGGATGCCCTTCGGTCTCGGCGCCGACGAGATCACCGCCATGCTCGGCTCGGTGGGGATCCCGTCCGGGTTCGACGTCGTCCTCAGCACGGGGAGGGCGCTGGACCCGATCAACGAACCCGACGGCACCGCCGCACGCCTGCGACGGCTGGCCGCGGCCGGCGCGACGGCCGTCACGTGTGCGGTGGCCGCGCGGTCGGCGGCGCACTATCGCGAACAGCTGTCCGCGCTGGCCGCGACGATCGATGATGTGGAGACGACGTCGGCGTGACTGACATGGCCGACCGCGAACGCCGGAGGGACAGATATGCCTGAACGCAACACCCCGGTGATCGTCGGTATCGACGGCAGCGACAGCGCGCTGCAGGCCGCCCGGTGGGCCGGGGCGGTCGCCGACGTCTGCGGTGCACCGCTGCACATCGTGCACGCCATGCCCAGCATCGGGCGCAACCTGACGGAGACCGCCGTGGCCATCCAGGCGGCGATCATGTCCTATCAGCACGACTCCGCGCTGATCTTCCTGCGGGCCGCGACCGACGCCGTCCAGCAGGATCAGCCAGACCTGTCCATCACCACCGAGGCCAGCGAGACACCCGTCGACGAGGCACTCATCGATGCCAGCGCTACGGCGCGGCTGATCGTTCTCGGCGGGAAGGACGTCACCGGGGCGGCCGCGCTGCTCCTGGGGTCGACGACCCTACGGGTGGTGACCAATGCGGCGTGCCCCGTGGTCGCGTTCCGCGGCGACGTAGTCGGTGTGTCCGACAAGCCGATCGTCGTCGGGGTCGACGGCACCGCGGCGGGTGACGGCGTGCTGGCGACGGCGTTCGAGTTCGCGAAGGCCATGGCGGTCAAGCTCATCGCCGTCCGGTCGTGGACGACACGGGCACCGGCAGGTGACGTCACCATCCCGTTCCTGATCGACTGGGATGCGCTGGAGGCCGCCGAGTGGTCCGCGCTGACCGGCCAGGTGGACCAGTGGCGTCAGCGCTATCCCGAGGTCGACGTGGAAGGTGTGGTGGAGACCATGTCGCCGGGCCGGGCCCTGCTGCGCCACGCCGAGGATGCGCAACTGGTCGTGGTGGGCAGCCGGGGCCGAAATGCGTTGACAGGCTTGGTACTCGGGTCGACCAGCATGAACCTGCTGCACCACAGCCAGGTGCCGGTGATGGTGACGCGGGCGCAGCCCGAGTGATCACGGCACCTGCGGTCTGATCTCCTCGACCACCCACTGGGCGTAGTCGAGATATTCGTCGACGCCGCTCACCGGAGGCAGCGGTACGGCGCTGACGGTCACACCCTGCTCACCCAGCCAGCAGAGGCGGTCGACGATCTCGGCCGCGGTCATCCCGGGCCGCCCACGCGGATCGTCGCGTGCGACATGCCCTTCGCCGACCCGGGTCGTGCCCAGGCCGTGGACGACGTCGAACGGCCTGCCGTCGTAGGCCGGTTGGGATTTGATGAACTCGACGCGTTCGGCGATCTTGTCGGGCGGTGTGAGGAACGACCACCACCCCGACGCGTATTTCGCCGCCCGGCGCAGCGCCGCATCGGCGTCACCGCCGATCCAGATAGGCAGATGCGGCTTCTGGACCGGCTTGGGTTCGAAGGCGACGTCGTGGAAGGACACGAACTCGCCGTCGAAAGTGGGGGAGTCGCTGGTCCACAGTTCGACGATCGCCGCCAGATACTCGTCCGCGATGCGGCCGCGCTTGTGGAAGGGCACCCCGAGCAACTCGAATTCTCTTTCCAGCCAACCCACTCCGAACGTCACCATCATCCTGCCGCTGCTCATCCAATCGGCGGTGGCGAGCGCCTTGGCGAGGACGATCGGATGCTGGAGCGGCAGCACGGTGATGCAGGAGTTGAGCCGGATCCGTTCCGTGGCGCCGGCGAGATAGGCCTGAGCCACCGTGGACTGCAGATAATGCGGACCCGAGAGTTCCACGTGCTCGTCGGGGATCACGAAATGCTCGGGGACCGCGATCATGTCGTAGCCCCACGCGTCGGCGCACTTGGCCATCCGGGTCTGATCGGCACCCGTGACCTCTGCTTCCCAAGGCTGCATCATCGCCTTGAGTCGCAGCATGTGCGGCAGGTTGAAAACGAGCTTCACGCGGACCTCCTGCGCTACTTGAGCATGCTGCCGGCGTCCTCTCCGGATCGACCGACCCAGACTGATCGACCGATCAGGAGCGTGACACCGAGGGCATGGGTTGTCAAGCCTCGTGCGGCGTTCCGGTGAGCCTGCTCAATTGGCGTTCCATGAACCGGCGCAGCTCGTCGTGGCCCAGCGTGACACCGACCGCGCTCTCGTTGCACAGGCTGCGTGCCGTCTGCGCGATGAGCATCGAGACCGCGACGGGCGGGTACTTCTCCAGGTCGACGCCGCGGGCGCGCAGTGCCACGGTGACCGCCGCCGCCTCGATGTCCCGGACCCGTTCGGCGTAGGACTTGAGTTCGGCGCGGATCGCCTTGCGGTGGTTGGCCAACGCCATGAACTCGGCGTTGAGGCCGGTCAACCGCAGGTCACTGTTCATCGCCCAGAGGGTCTGGAGCGGTTCGTCGTCGGTGAGTGCCTCGCGCATCCGCTCCAGCGACGCCTCCGCACCCGCCCGCAGGACTTCGACGAACAGGTCGTCCATGGTGGGGAAGTAGTAGTAGACCAGCGCCTGTTTGACGCCCGCCTCAGCGGCCACCCGGCGTGACGTCGCCGCGGCGTAGCCCTCGTCGCGCATGATCTTCGCGGTGGCCTCGATCAGGCGGTGCCGAGCTCCGGTGTCCACTCGGGATTGTCGGGCAGTCGGCATTCAGCGCGCCTTCGCTCGGGGGTTTCTTGACCGCCCGTCGAGCACCGTGGTAAGCATGGCTCATTCTATCAACCTGATCGATCGACCAGGATGTGCACTGAAGGAACTGATCGTCCGTGACCGATCTCGCCTCAATCGACTACTTCTCCGATCCGGTGGTCAGCCAGAA
Above is a window of Mycolicibacterium baixiangningiae DNA encoding:
- a CDS encoding SDR family NAD(P)-dependent oxidoreductase; the protein is MTTTELYEDFTSTYGPWAVVAGGSEGVGSAFATRLARAGVHLVLIARGADALEEVGAQCREHGVEVRTLAADLTSADDVARICAATDDLEVGLLVYNAGSHSNRTDFLDSDPAAAQRVIDLNITAPLAMTRHFGARMRERRRGGILLVGSLAGHLGAAHQVVYSAAKAFSRIFSEGLWLELRDHNVHVLHLVLGVTRTPAMVRAGLNFDIPGMPVSEPDEVAAVGLAELANGPVVHIGDNASNPALRGDLDRAKVVLGSHKMLQKLTERARQRVQD
- a CDS encoding LLM class F420-dependent oxidoreductase — protein: MRLGLSTPVVVQVPGVASEWERDAGVEELAGIVTLADELGFDFLTCSEHIAVPAADAAGRGSTYWDPLSTLGFFAARTGRIRLATSVVVLGYHHPLEIAKRFGTLDRLSGGRLVLGVGVGSLAEEFALLGADWENRGAKADEAMRALRASMSTTHPQFDGAHFRYDGLVVDPCAVQPRVPIWVGGRTMRSLRRAVELGDGWMPFGLGADEITAMLGSVGIPSGFDVVLSTGRALDPINEPDGTAARLRRLAAAGATAVTCAVAARSAAHYREQLSALAATIDDVETTSA
- a CDS encoding TIGR03619 family F420-dependent LLM class oxidoreductase, which produces MKLVFNLPHMLRLKAMMQPWEAEVTGADQTRMAKCADAWGYDMIAVPEHFVIPDEHVELSGPHYLQSTVAQAYLAGATERIRLNSCITVLPLQHPIVLAKALATADWMSSGRMMVTFGVGWLEREFELLGVPFHKRGRIADEYLAAIVELWTSDSPTFDGEFVSFHDVAFEPKPVQKPHLPIWIGGDADAALRRAAKYASGWWSFLTPPDKIAERVEFIKSQPAYDGRPFDVVHGLGTTRVGEGHVARDDPRGRPGMTAAEIVDRLCWLGEQGVTVSAVPLPPVSGVDEYLDYAQWVVEEIRPQVP
- a CDS encoding alpha/beta fold hydrolase; the protein is MTATSDQDLPLREVATQTGTLRYYDTGDGPPVLFLHGSGPGVTGWRNFRGVLPTFSAHFRCLILEFPGFGVSDDTGGHPMITAQTAVAPFLDALGVDRVDIVGNSMGGGVGINVAIHHADRLRRLVTIGGIGTNVFSPGPSEGIRLLQEFTEDPTRQRLVDWLHSMVYDPALVTEQLIEERWQLATDPETLAAARRMYGKAAFAQMMAFMRKSDAPLPWAQMHKVAAPTLLTWGRDDRVSPLDMALLPMRTIPNAELHVFPNCGHWAMIEAKAAFEATVLSFLLRE
- a CDS encoding MFS transporter — translated: MDDTARPDPALLRRVAISSLLGTAIEYYDFLVYGTMSALVFGTVFFPESDPAVATIAAFGTLAAGYVARPVGGILFGHFGDRLGRKSMLVLTMGLMGVASFLVGVLPTFAAIGVAAPILLVALRVIQGIAIGGEWGGATLMVTEHAEPHRRGAWNGVMQMGSPIGSLLSVAVVTAITLMPDESFTSWGWRVPFLLSLLLLALGIYVRLSVTESPVFEEARRADRRPDSAPLVQVLRRPRNLVLACAVGIGPFALTALISTYMISYATAIGYHRTDVMTALIFTSTTALVTIPLFSALSDRVGRRAVIVAGGIGIVCYAWPFYALVDVGSVAVLVVAMVIAQVLQSLMYAPLGALFSEMFGTRVRYTGASMGYQFAALLGAGFTPLIASSMMADGMSRTPLVMLAAGCGLVTVVAIWRVSETRGSDLADAGTRPARL
- a CDS encoding TetR/AcrR family transcriptional regulator, with protein sequence MPTARQSRVDTGARHRLIEATAKIMRDEGYAAATSRRVAAEAGVKQALVYYYFPTMDDLFVEVLRAGAEASLERMREALTDDEPLQTLWAMNSDLRLTGLNAEFMALANHRKAIRAELKSYAERVRDIEAAAVTVALRARGVDLEKYPPVAVSMLIAQTARSLCNESAVGVTLGHDELRRFMERQLSRLTGTPHEA
- a CDS encoding TetR family transcriptional regulator, which produces MVRVDRRERIVAAALHLATDGYDAVHIRTVAGLADVAPSTVYQYFSSKDDVLVACLLQWLSTCEPHAHAAVDGLEDPYHRLLQLADFVTARLWAQPALADALTRAYLCADSGAATNADLVRNSLSRMLAAAMGRDQPTLGQRQIGELVADILSSTLLALVQQRSTTADSRIRLRRTIAVLSRHDAGRCLAASGSAAG
- a CDS encoding SDR family oxidoreductase, whose translation is MGTYAITGSASGMGRETAERLRADGHRVIGVDLKDADVVADLSTPDGRARAVAQVITAADGHLDGSVLAAGIGPSSGAGRVRLIAEVNYRGVVELLAGWRPALAAAGNAKVVVISSNSTTTTPAVPDRAVKALLAGDVDKAVRAVRLFGPVAPAIMYAASKLAVSHWVRRHAIRPEWAGAGIRLNALAPGAIMTPLLEEQLASPRQAKAVQRFPVPVGGFGDAGQLAEWVRFMLSDAAEFLCGSIIFVDGGTDAHFRTEDWPRPVPARRLVSYLKRFRN
- a CDS encoding universal stress protein, with translation MPERNTPVIVGIDGSDSALQAARWAGAVADVCGAPLHIVHAMPSIGRNLTETAVAIQAAIMSYQHDSALIFLRAATDAVQQDQPDLSITTEASETPVDEALIDASATARLIVLGGKDVTGAAALLLGSTTLRVVTNAACPVVAFRGDVVGVSDKPIVVGVDGTAAGDGVLATAFEFAKAMAVKLIAVRSWTTRAPAGDVTIPFLIDWDALEAAEWSALTGQVDQWRQRYPEVDVEGVVETMSPGRALLRHAEDAQLVVVGSRGRNALTGLVLGSTSMNLLHHSQVPVMVTRAQPE